Proteins encoded in a region of the Leishmania panamensis strain MHOM/PA/94/PSC-1 chromosome 15 sequence genome:
- a CDS encoding hypothetical protein (TriTrypDB/GeneDB-style sysID: LpmP.15.0710) encodes MCAGASTPPACAEFTLHKRSLHINPSALSASALKYTHTHTGACAYGMRASHTLHSLHRLPLAPFALSSHPQKSHLALVLTDHASDPHNTTSLQAPVASLLPIRAALAAPFSVPFLYTPVRRFRTEHQVVRRTRSDSQDADHVSAHDSATDVAEVRPIHTMQDLHTALLGFARAAATPLAPRQALLSRKTGTAVWPSSSVAAAGTRGEVALDLALPLDSNAQSSAPITTPEGPPASSFAASAVPNGERHLLHRLLLHRRRGRWREHHDTAGSAADGHGLPSSSSTPETFSESTPTSSSFATAASPILTGASWYCAFQLFSEAVQKHHVSPTAQQLNLLLYIAQQHALWGRMDDVEEFWAHLLSSVQQLRQEKMHDKRRVEQTEWRSGEGDGRYRMAPELEQRMSSSSIVVPTPAITTAALIRQMDELREMEQALIPNAQTYELLLGAALVRGAWDRALEYCGMITRSGVAIMTDASVRLVLRVYILAGASGSVAHPTVSSTATYPPHRLRTNERGKVLRAAAQPQSSSSNSTTQGGPAQEPYWSVALHFFRSSFHRVSSMHTVWCMATLLHRANQSAELMHVVREDCQQLVQTSLRSLAAHALASVERAALLRTLKMVSDAACELGDWRAALHILHEVIELRRQLLSGRSASLDQLWGVPHPSGEVGMPLAALAGGDASSVAPGAPLSHPTIQSLEAPHQIGAWMSDNDILLDESKLSQHILKNTLHTLRRVCRYTQVINVYREAPGKPAAAVDVTAGAAHEEEEDDATKVWRSMWTPSAVSYVAQAALAVQDLGLLLELCGLTAHGLEKAKDDAVATSSIPAEVYDAALRLIQHRILRQCYEAEKSVVGPNTAAAAVEHDEWQWDVLSQRVYRAYRQRALRALAEETSPYRAFLERACHASASQSDGHAVVARSAAAAAAVAECDAPPLSPSHKPLIQLLAKSLQSGLDASAAADLQQQALKHLQRIRHPDTLTIALAMDILRSQVLQRRFPDAEAQSLLVAVQQVLDIILAEQPIEAIQLLSASLQDSATHRANCCGSARSQQSSGHHRCRPGSASLATLSPSAAEVDSKLTPAQLASLSTLTAAAVHMSFDILARVQPLTLLTYIPACVKLAWLPSAAAPAQLQLAQQVVVQWADEELKRSAIFAAEPHRATMAQMKFATVGTVGSVSAAAPASLCDDVMDASPAAIEASGRNAVAHFVVLYTHFSSRKAVTSGATPPLVVESSTAAAAARGRAVLDAAAQVLVQLQRSKAGHPPTAAMSAFIEALRHAWTETTSPAHSSPPLETLSLDIAEMEVVVVTSLNAVVQQVGASTVGRWTMWGDCVDMLMTYMDPPLSATRRRGTQVEKPPAGVMQLASLPQPRLDSRRRAEATHETLRVLHMFMRLCDKAETGFVERVTMDWLLLSSNSTGSSSTRGSGCTSRESENKLVMWQSEAVTPVEHLRCLCEQAHEQLRRAPPAPHDPFSPPELESMHLLLDALTWACRRRVKPLVRRMYWTLAPWLDTLLRDPSLPSPPSPTSRARPVAACAASAVAKRALLHQQLSRLRETALAACMTVAQCLSSGPRVEVLQDWQLQLRALRQLTDQGNGAAPLSDLGSQQKAAALIDGIAAVAVKLQRTWRYLLTELALDSHRAASEARQRRSASPSPPPLRLPASVLKRRRDTEDAAESFAAWCSEELLPRLVLSCLRACVEHEALSGTAPAITPPPCAAPSSSSPRAVVTAALHRVLGAVWDVDFVAFAWQVDFCAREGLHADGARAQALARWRTRGYRALSTELSWPNPVGTSQRLARHLHIWVLFTAHSAPTQGAVAELCRDLATLDVLHGVQRATSSAAAQPGTSTAGRTATAASLISLPFFLFFVQEADTLAEAKVTEVLSSASCADSVAAAAAGTDDSSSHMAELPRMADGRTAMEHLTNPLVHYTPLVLRVVQQAAQWVLYLTLCEGTVDVQAAGGGAEATHRHSSLPLSAVAQKPRSVGCTLTGRAALSALLLHRCLAWTGQTHAYHALLCVVEATAHETLQEPEAVVYVFRYMERLGRAAEGTGAAAREGETIPSTSIGPSSTSPAEAFLAFYMSSTTLRRASPVSEQVCLAALLACAANTRRDDDAVSPPSVDLLTLLTAFTHVVSDHLVTEWQQGRLSPHQVVVLTEWMLQLFWGGAPVSPMDASTGSLKRYGAVATAAVGGNVSAIASAPVPLRRASMQWLLVTRGTILPPPLWYEGDAGSKPASCDEEHSSPQPSPAAAAASERILSLVAVLDTSSERFAALLGGVVFSPSTATEPLRDDSTSTLSSARPASDLPPHHPSVSPPTALVDLVRNVLKQLTTRHATQQLLHRYQSPNDTLRPPVRVADIEVDVLVQVLPEDARDSAKATLRSGADPAASYGGDPAREASRPMRRSDARRSVQASPVADDEGAVELESWLDAATAHLVSRTPAAAPAPTPLPVILRCPGQAEDLTWSSLYTRLLCAIKSVHQRCEEVMHTAACASGSRHKLDAYVRRRANMLRPALLRLMSNLSDASSCSSSVSPSVSPSEDGDVSPCVKSLLLIGYVLVPLQSLQPPPSLAEVLAVVRQELWRLLLACSSANGAGAGGRHLYTSYNALVQLCVHPLMLDALPQLRLSVSASNGSGEAAFEAVAYLLLLVHQVGADAADIRALSSTLADTATSSTSQGASIPDASAVDALQQTARELLHLAGQELYHLHANSGLTTSSLASASYSPELLQILYRRLVRAWMQAGVLLGDAHSLLWGGQRLTSWSLQRQQKATALGFTTEGNGAVSASSAPFSEVAEDDAATEWLCVLPVAVLVAVVCSPARRSSTRVSETLYSLAAFLPLPHRIRASTPSSQDGSSAVAADEYVSLFRHWQKLLQGRATEHASGHRGCQQQEQHRRSYNCPFTVILHGSVPADATLALVEAVRRQVGEYLAGSATSYPPQPHQAIAVSSAVAPTLGGDGGSSYATVSPAALWAAFQCMKDASEGDMRAFMRLEAAKRTPVGEVVGRGKPEKVVAVQAAWRLIHRAALQERQQCGSGNGIAPSWIPLVPPAIWRAYLLNLHPVVPHTVHFIPVAVTEVVMLQSCTMWAEGMALLKHSLGTLHRSGATPVQQYMAQLLLERVRHTERDAEGSKTGDGREGGERHFCVGLEAYTYTVQQVPQPTGEKASGGTHESFPRWHLWSEHMAQRATHGTAALVCHIIDLIIVHHMQTTAAPTRDSSARSSSVLAKHTLMEALRCGVHDPALTRILFRLFWAEQYRRVKGAHAFLSALRAAKLARSDALALEAMLTYLWVSDPNATTTQRTAEWTSRVLQVIDACEARATIPGSHAPSSPSSVSAWRHLKVAAGKASELQGLSYRFSVEAHRATWKSWAVVCRLQVVPKDVALCVVHLFKQYDRLTEVEELMVTTCYDINDDASGEACRR; translated from the coding sequence ATGTGTGCCGGTGCCTCAACCCCGCCAGCGTGTGCAGAGTTCACACTGCACAAACGCTCATTACATATAAACCCAAGCGCCCTCTCGGCATCAGCATTAAagtatacacacacccacacaggtGCGTGCGCGTATGGCATGCGTGCAAGTCACACCCTGCACTctcttcaccgcctccccctcgcccccttTGCCCTGTCGAGTCATCCGCAGAAGTCGCATCTTGCGTTGGTGCTCACCGACCATGCCAGTGACCCACACAACACTACCTCTCTCCAAGCCCCGGTCGCCTCTCTGTTGCCCATCCGTGCAGCTCTTGCCGCGCCTTTCAGCGTGCCGTTCTTGTACACGCCCGTCCGCAGATTCCGCACCGAGCACCAAGTCGTCCGACGCACGAGAAGCGACAGTCAGGATGCGGATCATGTGAGTGCCCATGATTCGGCTACCGATGTGGCTGAAGTGCGACCTATCCACACCATGCAAGATCTGCATACAGCACTGCTTGGCTTTgcccgcgctgcagcgacaccgtTGGCACCGCGCCAAGCACTCTTGTCACGCAAAACAGGAACAGCTGTGTGGCCATCGTCGtcggtagcagcagcagggacgcgcggcgaggtggcgctCGACTTGGCACTGCCTCTCGACTCCAACGCCCAGTCTTCCGCCCCGATTACCACCCCGGAAGGTCCTCCGGCCAGCTCCTTCGCTGCGTCTGCAGTGCCGAACGGGGAGCGCCACcttctgcaccgcctcctcctgcatcgCCGCAGAGGGCGATGGCGCGAACACCACGATACCGCAGGGAGTGCAGCAGATGGCCACGGCTtaccgtcgtcgtcatctaCACCGGAGACATTCTCAGAGTCAACACCGACATCGTCCAGcttcgccactgccgcgtcgCCGATCCTTACGGGGGCCTCATGGTACTGCGCCTTCCAGCTGTTCAGTGAGGCAGTTCAGAAACACCACGTATCACCAACGGCACAGCAACTCAACCTTCTCCTGTACATTGCCCAACAGCACGCACTATGGGGTAGGATGGACGACGTGGAAGAGTTTTGGGCCCACCTGTTGTCTTCTGTCCAACAGCTTCGACAGGAGAAGATGCACGACAAGCGACGGGTGGAGCAAACGGAGTGGCGAAGCGGGGAAGGGGACGGACGATACAGAATGGCGCCAGAGTTGGAGCAGCGGATGTCGTCATCCTCTATCGTCGTGCCCACCCCTGCCATAACAACAGCTGCTCTGATACGGCAGATGGACGAGCTGAGAGAGATGGAGCAGGCCCTCATCCCGAACGCGCAGACGTATGAGTTGCTGCTCGGTGCCGCGCTGGTGCGGGGGGCGTGGGACCGCGCACTGGAATACTGCGGAATGATCACTCGCAGTGGTGTTGCGATCATGACCGACGCCTCGGTGCGCCTCGTACTGCGGGTGTACATTCTCGCAGGGGCATCCGGCTCTGTCGCTCACCCGACAGTGTCCTCCACAGCAACATATCCACCACATCGGCTGAGGACAAATGAGCGAGGAAAGGTCCttcgcgcggcggcgcaaccacagagcagcagcagcaactccacCACTCAAGGCGGACCTGCACAAGAGCCGTACTGGTCTGTCGCTCTGCACTTCTTTCGGAGTAGCTTTCACCGAGTCTCCAGCATGCATACGGTGTGGTGCATggcaacgctgctgcaccgtgcTAACCAGTCGGCGGAACTTATGCACGTCGTCAGAGAAGATTGCCAGCAGCTAGTGCAGACATCCCTTCGATCCCTTGCCGCTCACGCGTTGGCCTCCGTCGAGAGAGCGGCACTTTTGCGGACTCTAAAGATGGTCAGTGATGCGGCCTGTGAGCTCGGCGACtggcgcgcagcgctgcacatcCTACATGAGGTCATAGAACTGCGCCGTCAGCTGCTCTCCgggcgcagcgcatcgctGGATCAGCTCTGGGGTGTGCCACACCCATCAGGAGAGGTGGGCATGCCACTAGCCGCTCTCGCGGGTGGAGACGCTTCAAGCGTGGCCCCAGGAGCTCCACTGTCCCACCCCACCATTCAATCCCTTGAAGCACCGCACCAGATTGGTGCTTGGATGAGCGACAATGACATTCTGCTCGATGAGTCAAAGCTCTCTCAGCATATTCTCAAGAACACCCTTCACACACtgcggcgcgtgtgccgcTATACGCAGGTGATCAATGTGTACAGGGAGGCCCCAGGAAAGCCTGCGGCAGCTGTTGACGTAACCGCAGGTGCTGCacacgaagaagaggaagacgatgCTACCAAGGTGTGGCGAAGCATGTGGACACCTAGTGCGGTGAGTTACGTGGCGCAGGCAGCCCTGGCGGTGCAAGATCTAGGCCTGCTTCTTGAGCTCTGCGGGCTGACCGCCCACGGTTtagagaaagcaaaagacgACGCAGTAGCGACCAGTAGCATCCCTGCTGAGGTCTACGACGCCGCCCTGCGCCTTATCCAGCACCGCATTCTCCGTCAGTGCTATGAGGCAGAGAAATCCGTCGTGGGCCCAAacacggctgccgccgcagtggAGCACGATGAGTGGCAGTGGGATGTCCTCTCGCAGCGCGTCTACAGAGCGTACCGCCAGCGTGCCCTTCGCGCGCTCGCAGAGGAAACCTCGCCGTACCGTGCGTTCCTGGAGCGCGCGTGTCATGCGTCGGCCAGTCAGAGCGATGGTCACGCCGTCGtcgcacgcagcgcagcagcagcggctgctgtaGCAGAGTGCGATGCACCAccactctccccctcacacaAGCCACTCATACAGCTTCTAGCGAAGTCCCTCCAGAGCGGGCTCGAtgcttccgccgccgccgacctTCAACAGCAGGCTCTGAAGCACCTTCAGCGCATCCGCCATCCCGACACACTGACCATCGCACTTGCCATGGACATTTTGCGCAGCCAAGTActccagcgccgcttccCAGACGCGGAGGCGCAGTCGCTACTGGTAGCAGTCCAACAAGTACTGGATATCATCCTGGCGGAGCAGCCCATCGAGGCCATCCAGCTGCTctcagcgtcgctgcaggaCTCGGCTACTCACAGAGCCaactgctgcggcagtgccCGGTCACAGCAGTCATCGGgccaccatcgctgccggccaggctctgcctccctcgccACCCTGAGCCCCAGTGCTGCAGAAGTCGACTCGAAACTCACGCCAGCGCAGCTCGCGTCCCTCTCCACGCttaccgccgctgccgttcacATGAGCTTCGACATTCTGGCGCGTGTGCAaccgctgacgctgctgacgtACATTCCTGCGTGCGTGAAGCTGGCGTGGTTGCcgagcgccgcagcgccggcacagctgcagcttgCACAACAGGTGGTCGTGCAGTGGGCGGACGAAGAGCTCAAGAGGAGTGCCATTTTTGCTGCCGAGCCTCACCGCGCCACTATGGCCCAGATGAAGTTTGCTACTGTTGGCACTGTCGGTAGTGttagtgctgctgctcctgcttcTCTGTGCGATGACGTGATGGACGCCAGCCCAGCCGCGATTGAAGCAAGCGGGAGGAACGCCGTGGCGCACTTTGTAGTTTTGTACACCCACTTCTCCTCTCGCAAAGCAGTCACCTCGGGTGCGACTCCCCCACTCGTCGTGGAGTCgtccaccgcggcggcggcggcgaggggtCGCGCTGTACtggatgccgctgctcaggTACTGGTGCAGCTTCAGCGAAGCAAAGCGGGTCACCCGCCCACGGCAGCCATGTCTGCCTTCATCGAAGCCTTGCGACACGCGTGGACGGAGACGACATCCCCAGCCCATAGCTCGCCGCCTCTCGAGACGCTGTCGCTGGACATTgcagagatggaggtggtggtggtaacCTCTCTCAACGCAGTGGTACAGCAGGTGGGTGCATCCACGGTGGGTCGCTGGACCATGTGGGGCGACTGTGTTGACATGCTCATGACCTACATGGATCCACCACTCTCCGCGACACGGCGACGAGGAACACAGGTGGAGAAACCTCCAGCGGGAGTGATGCAACTGGCATCTCTGCCGCAGCCTCGCCTCGATTCCCGGAGGCGGGCAGAAGCGACACACGAGACCCTGCGTGTGCTTCACATGTTTATGCGCCTGTGCGACAAGGCCGAGACGGGGTTTGTGGAACGCGTGACGATGGActggctgctgctcagcagcaacagtacaggtagcagcagcactcgagGCAGCGGATGCACTTCTCGTGAAAGTGAGAATAAGCTTGTAATGTGGCAAAGTGAGGCCGTGACACCGGTGGAACACCTGCGGTGCTTATGTGAGCAAGCTcacgagcagctgcgacgtGCTCCGCCGGCACCGCACGATCCTTTTTCGCCGCCAGAGCTGGAGTCGatgcacctgctgctggatGCATTGACATGGGCGTGTCGCCGGCGGGTGAAGCCTCTTGTGCGCCGAATGTACTGGACCCTCGCCCCATGGCTTGACACACTCCTTCGGGATCCATCCCTGCCGTCACCGCCCTCGCCAACAAGTCGTGCGCGGCCTGTCGCTGCCTGTGCTGCGTCGGCTGTGGCAAAGAGGGCGCTACTCCATCAGCAGCTGAGTCGCCTGCGTGAGACGGCGCTCGCTGCGTGCAtgacggtggcgcagtgCCTCTCAAGCGGACCTCGCGTGGAAGTGCTGCAGGACTGgcaactgcagctgcgcgcgctaCGACAGCTGACCGACCAAGGGAACGGCGCAGCCCCACTATCAGACCTCGGCAGCCAGCAGAAGGCGGCAGCTCTCATCGACGGTATTGCCGCGGTTGCCGTGAAGCTGCAGCGAACTTGGCGCTACCTCTTGACGGAGCTCGCTCTTGACAGTCACCGAGCAGCCAGTGAGGCGCGCCAGCGGAGAAGCgcatcaccatcgccaccccCTCTGCGGCTCCCGGCTTCCGTCCTCAAGCGCAGACGAGACACTGAAGATGCTGCTGAGTCATTTGCGGCGTGGTGCAGCGAGGAACTCCTTCCACGGCTGGTCCTTTCTTGcttgcgtgcatgtgtggagCACGAGGCCCTCAGTGGTACTGCACCCGCCATCACGCCACCACCTTGCGCGGCGCCGTCTTCTTCGTCGCCGCGCGCCGTCgtgacagcggcgctgcacagAGTGTTGGGGGCCGTTTGGGATGTGGACTTCGTTGCCTTTGCGTGGCAAGTCGACTTTTGCGCCCGCGAGGGTCTCCATGCCGACGGCGCGCGAGCGCAAGCGCTGGCACGATGGCGCACTCGCGGCTATCGCGCCCTCAGCACGGAGCTCTCCTGGCCAAATCCGGTCGGCACGTCACAGCGGCTAGCACGTCACCTGCATATTTGGGTCCTCTTCACCGCGCACAGCGCCCCAACGCAGGGGGCAGTGGCCGAGCTATGTCGTGACCTGGCTACCCTCGACGTCCTTCACGGAGTACAGCGTGCCACGTCAAGTGCGGCCGCCCAGCCAGGCACATCAACTGCcggccgcaccgccaccgcagcctcGCTGATCTCGCtccccttctttcttttctttgtacAGGAGGCCGACACACTCGCCGAGGCGAAAGTCACTGAGGTGCTTTCCTCTGCCAGCTGTGCCGActccgttgctgctgctgctgccggcaccGATGACTCATCATCGCATATGGCGGAACTGCCCCGGATGGCAGACGGCCGCACCGCAATGGAGCATCTCACAAACCCTCTTGTGCACTACACCCCATTGGTGCTGCGCGTCGTGCAACAGGCGGCGCAATGGGTGTTATACCTCACTCTCTGCGAAGGTACAGTAGATGTGCAGgccgcaggaggaggcgcggagGCAACTCACCGGCATTCGTCTTTACCTTTATCGGCGGTAGCTCAGAAACCTCGATCCGTGGGCTGCACTCTCACGGGCCGCGCCGCCCTttctgcactgctgctgcaccgctgccttgCCTGGACAGGACAGACGCACGCCTACCACGCTCTCCTGTGTGTGGTCGAGGCGACGGCCCAtgagacgctgcaggagccAGAGGCGGTCGTGTATGTCTTCCGCTACATGGAGCGACTAGGCCGCGCCGCAGAGGGTacgggcgcggcggcgagagaaggcgagacCATCCCAAGCACCAGCATCGGTCCCAGCTCTACCAGCCCCGCGGAGGCCTTTCTGGCCTTCTACATGAGCTCTACCACGCTGCGCCGTGCGTCGCCAGTGAGTGAGCAGGTATGTCTCGCCGCACTGCTTGCATGCGCCGCGAACACGCgcagagacgacgacgccgtgtCGCCACCTTCGGTCGACCTCCTCACGCTACTCACCGCCTTCACTCACGTCGTCTCAGACCACCTTGTCACCGAGTGGCAGCAGGGCCGCCTCTCACCACATCAAGTCGTCGTCCTGACGGAGTGGATGCTGCAGCTTTTCTGGGGAGGGGCTCCAGTTTCGCCGATGGACGCGAGCACCGGCTCTCTGAAGCGCTACGGAGCGGTCGCTACTGCGGCTGTTGGGGGCAACGTCAGCGCCATCGCTTCCGCACCAGTACCGCTACGCAGGGCATCTATGCAGTGGCTGCTCGTGACGCGTGGCACCATTCTCCCGCCACCGCTATGGTACGAAGGGGATGCAGGATCGAAGCCAGCTTCTTGTGATGAGGAGCATAGCTCACCCCAACcatcgccagctgctgctgctgcctcggagcgcattctctctctcgtggcAGTACTGGACACATCAAGCGAGCGTTTCGCTGCACTTTTAGGCGGCGTAGTTTTCTCGCCTAGCACAGCCACTGAACCACTACGTGACGACTCCACCAGTACACTATCAAGTGCGAGACCAGCGAGCGACCTGCCGCCACACCATCCGTCCGTAAGCCCTCCCACTGCTCTCGTTGATCTCGTCCGCAACGTACTAAAGCAGCTTACCACCCGGCACGCcactcagcagctgctgcaccgctacCAAAGCCCCAACGATACACTACGGCCGCCAGTGCGAGTGGCGGACATAGAGGTGGATGTTCTTGTGCAAGTATTACCTGAAGATGCACGCGATAGCGCTAAAGCGACCCTGCGAAGCGGCGCTGACCCTGCCGCCTCCTACGGCGGTGACCCAGCACGTGAAGCTTCGCGTCCGATGAGAAGAAGTGACGCTCGACGGTCGGTGCAGGCGAGCCCTGTAGCAGATGACGAAGGTGCGGTGGAGCTAGAGAGCTGGCTAGACGCGGCCACTGCCCACCTGGTATCTAGGACACcggccgccgcaccagcgccgacgcCTCTGCCAGTGATACTTCGGTGCCCAGGGCAGGCAGAAGACCTCACATGGAGTTCACTTTACACACGGCTGCTATGCGCCATCAAGAGCGTGCACCAACGCTGTGAGGAAGTGATGCACACTGCGGCATGCGCATCCGGCAGCCGGCACAAACTCGACGCCTACGTTCGGCGTCGTGCAAACATGCTCCGCCCTGCCCTGCTGCGATTGATGTCGAATCTGTCCGACGCCTCCAGTTGTTCCAGCTCAGTGTCTCCATCCGTGTCTCCCAGCGAAGATGGTGACGTCAGCCCGTGTGTGAAGTCGCTGCTTCTTATAGGCTATGTTCTAGTCCCACTGCAGTCACTAcaaccgccgccgtcactgGCAGAGGTGTTGGCAGTGGTGCGTCAAGAGTTGTGGAGGCTTCTTCTCGCCTGTAGCAGTGCGAACGGAGCTGGCGCGGGTGGACGTCATCTCTACACCTCATACAACGCACTGGTTCAGCTCTGCGTGCATCCGTTGATGCTCGATGCACTCCCACAACTCcgcctctccgtctccgccAGCAATGGGAGCGGGGAAGCGGCGTTCGAAGCTGTCGCATAtttgcttcttcttgtgCACCAAGTAGgcgcagacgctgctgacATCCGTGCCCTTTCGTCCACCTTGGCAGATACAGCGACATCATCCACATCTCAAGGCGCCTCGATTCCAGACGCGAGTGCCGTGGATGCCCTGCAGCAGACCGCACGCGAGTTGCTCCACCTTGCTGGTCAAGAGCTCTACCACCTCCACGCCAACTCCGGCTTGACGACATCTTCGTTGGCATCGGCATCATATTCGCCGGAGCTGCTCCAAATTCTGTATAGACGGCTCGTACGTGCCTGGATGCAAGCGGGGGTCTTGCTCGGCGACGCACACTCACTGCTGTGGGGCGGGCAACGTCTCACCTCTTGGTCGCTGCAGAGACAGcagaaggcgacggcgctgggGTTCACCACCGAGGGAAACGGCGCGGTGTCAGCCAGCTCCGCGCCGTTCAGTGAAGTAGCCGAAGATGATGCTGCTACGGAGTGGCTGTGCGTGTTACCTGTCGCCGTGTTGGTTGCGGTGGTTTGCAGCCCTGCCCGCCGCAGTAGTACAAGGGTAAGTGAGACACTGTATTCGCTCGCTGCTTTCCTACCTCTTCCGCACCGCATCAGGGCCTCCACGCCTAGCAGTCAagacggcagcagtgcggtggcggcggacgAGTATGTCAGCTTGTTTCGCCACTGGCAGAAACTCCTGCAGGGGCGTGCGACTGAGCACGCCAGCGGGCATCGGGGTtgtcagcagcaggagcagcaccggcgtTCATATAACTGCCCTTTCACCGTCATCCTTCACGGCAGCGTCCCTGCGGATGCGACTCTGGCACTCGTTGAAGCGGTGCGTCGGCAGGTCGGGGAGTACCTCGCCGGTTCAGCCACCTCGTATCCGCCTCAGCCGCACCAGGCCATAGCCGTGTCCTCCGCCGTGGCTCCAACTCTCGgaggcgacggtggcagcagctATGCCACGGTCTCTCCCGCTGCCCTTTGGGCAGCTTTTCAATGTATGAAGGACGCTAGTGAAGGCGACATGCGAGCCTTTATGCGactggaggcggcgaagcGCACTCCTGTCGGCGAGGTGGTCGGCAGAGGGAAGCCCGAGAAGGTGGTAGCAGTCCAAGCGGCGTGGCGTCTCATTCATCGTGCCGCactgcaggagcgccagcagtgTGGCTCAGGGAATGGGATTGCGCCTTCGTGGATCCCTTTGGTGCCACCTGCGATATGGCGAGCGTACCTGCTGAACCTCCATCCGGTAGTCCCTCACACCGTACACTTCATTCCTGTAGCCGTGACAGAGGTAGTCATGCTTCAAAGCTGCACCATGTGGGCAGAGGGCATGGCTTTGCTCAAGCATTCACTAGGGACGCTGCATCGCTCTGGCGCCACGCCTGTGCAGCAATACATGGCGCAGCTCTTGCTGGAACGGGTGCGGCACACGGAGCGGGATGCTGAAGGGAGCAAGACGGGtgatggaagagaggggggggagcgcCATTTCTGTGTCGGGCTGGAGGCCTACACGTACACTGTGCAGCAGGTGCCGCAGCCCACCGGAGAAAAAGCGAGTGGTGGAACACATGAGTCATTTCCACGTTGGCATCTGTGGTCGGAGCACATGGCACAGCGTGCAACACacggcacggcggcgctggtgtgccaCATTATTGATCTCATTATCGTTCATCATATGCAGACCACTGCCGCCCCAACGCGCGACAGTAGCGCTCGCTCGTCTTCTGTGTTGGCCAAGCACACCCTCATGGAGGCTCTGCGGTGTGGCGTTCACGACCCTGCCTTGACTCGCATTCTTTTCCGTCTCTTCTGGGCTGAGCAGTACCGTCGCGTTAAGGGCGCGCACGCGTTCTTGTCCGCACTGCGGGCCGCCAAACTAGCGAGAAGCGACGCACtcgcgctggaggcgatgctAACGTATTTATGGGTTTCCGACCCGAATGCAACCACGACGCAGCGGACGGCAGAGTGGACCTCTCGTGTTCTGCAGGTCATCGACGCCTGCGAAGCGCGTGCCACCATCCCAGGCTCACACGCAccctcttcgccctcctctgtctctgcgTGGCGGCACCTCAAGGTGGCTGCTGGGAAGGCGTCAGAGCTTCAGGGGCTGTCGTACCGCTTCTCTGTCGAGGCGCACCGTGCGACGTGGAAATCGTGGGCAGTGGTGTGTCGCCTACAGGTGGTGCCCAAGGACGTGGCACTCTGCGTCGTCCACCTCTTCAAGCAGTACGACCGCCTCACCGAGGTAGAGGAGCTCATGGTGACCACGTGCTATGACATTAATGATGACGCCAGCGGAGAGGCGTGTCGGCGGTGA